In the genome of Mycolicibacterium poriferae, the window GGGAAACGATTGGGCGTACTCACCGTTGATATCGAAGATGACGATGTGCCCATTAGGTATGGCGTGATCAAGCAGGCCATCGATGATAGCCGTCACCGTGCATGACTTGCCAGATCCGGTGGAACCGACGACCGCACAATGATGACCGAGTAGCAGGTTTGCATCCAGGTAGACCGACTGCTCAGTGGCTACAGCCGACGTTCCGATCCGTAGCGTCGGTCCTCCTTTGGGATGAAAGATGTTCTTGACTTGTAAGGGGGCCGCCGCCTGCACGGGGGCATGGAGGGGTGGGTAGCCGGTTAGCCCAGACTTGAATGTGTCTCCCTCAAACCGACCTACGACAGTGGCTTCCAGTTCGTAGGCAGCCGTGTCGTCTTGGCTAAGCAGTTCGACGCGGTCCTTCGACTCCTGACGCCCGCTGATGTACACCGCGGTGACGATTCCTACAACGCGGTGAGCTCCCGCTGGCACGGTGATGTATGAGTTGACGACACCTACCGTCTGGAGACCGTCGGGCCCTACCTTGGTGAAGCCTCTTGCGCCGACCTCCAACGCGACGCGGATCGTGGTACTTCGAACATCGATGACCCGCCCGATCACACCTACGTCCTTCACAAGGGATCAACCCCAGGAAGAGGTGGAGCGGCGCCGTCTGCTGACCGTTCAAGAGCTTCAATGAGGCTCGTGATTGCCGCAGGTGGACTCACACCTCCGTGCGTGCTCATGTTTGGCATCAACTCGGCGAGTTCGGAGAACTTTCCGAGGTCTCCGGTGAGGACGGCGATACGCGAGTCGGCCGCGGTCGCAAGCGCGGCGATCGCCGTCGATTTCGGGTTCACACCGGTTTCAGTCAATGCCCTGCCGAGGTTATCCGAGTTGTCTGTCACCGCCACCAGATCCTCATCGCTCAGCACCGCCTTGGGGTCGGCGACGAAGACGTTAAGCGCGGGATTACTGGCAAGACTGCGTAACAAGAGTCTATTGATGTGAGGGTCGGCGAAGCCGTATCCGACTGCGAGGACTGCAGTGTCGTTCTGTTGGACGGCGTCTCCGAGTAGGCGCAGCAGATCTGAGTACGGATAGGCCAGGGAATCAGCCTCCTTGGCAGCCGTTGGATAAATGAGTACGAGGTCGTCGCTCGCATTCCCAGCGGCGCTCTGCTTGACTTCCAACGATTCAATACCCGTAAGTGGGTCTCTCTCAACGGACGCGCGCCAGTTGAGACTTCCGTGCACTTTGTGGAGGTATAGGGCTCCCTCTGCCCTCGCGACGACCGCTTGCGTGGTCGTTTCCACTCGGTGAAAGTCCAAGCCGTAATAGGCCAAGTTCAAGCGACGATCCACCGTGCCGCTGAAGCCGTCGATGTACGGATAGCCGAGTTCATCGAGAGCTCGCTCAATTACAAGATCGTAGTTGGTCGTGAAGATGCTGGGGCGCGGGAGATTTGACCGGCGACTGCGCACCATCCGTGACAGGAAAATTCGGTGGGCGCGGAACGGATCGACGTCGAACGGCGGCTCAAGTACCGCCTTGTCAGACGGCAGACGGCAAGCTTCTGCCAGCGCCCGGTTGATACTGCGGCGGAGACTTTCGACGTGCTCCTTCGGATAAGCCTTGGCGGCCTGTCCGGCCCCGATTGAGACCGAGGCTTGTCCGGCTTGTTTTGCGAGTGAGCCGGCCAATTGGAGCCCATTGAGTAGCTGCTCCAGGTCACCATTGTCGGTGGGGTTGATGACGCTCAGGAGCTCGGAGTCGACATCACTGGGCTCACCGCCAGACGTTGTGATCAGTTCGAGCACCGCCTGGTTGGTGAGATTACGAGTCTGTGGTGATCCAAGGTGGAATGATGCCCCCGACCCCAGGAGTACGACAAGATTCTTCACCTGTAAGAGCGAGCTCAAATGATCGCGCGCGACATGCGCATCACTTGTCGTAATGAGCTGCTTGACGACACCGCCGACGAGAAACAGCCCGCGAAGATACCCAACTACGCTGCCCTGGTCCTCCTGCGCCCCGTGCTCCTCGGTCTCCACCTGGGCTGGCCCCGCCGTCTCGGGCGATCCAGGCATGGCGCTCACTCTGAGACTCCCGGATGTAGGGGGGCCCCTAAAAGCGATGACTTACCGGAATTTTTGCCGGTGGACGCCACCCGATGTCCGAGTTCCTCACCAATCGACAGATGATCGACGCCTAAATCAACGATCTGGGCGCAGTTGACTATCTCCGCATCGCGGATCTCGGCAGTCAGTTCGATGTCGGCGCTCCCTTCTCTCTAAACTCGGGCAACACTTCTCTCCTGCTTGCAAACGACGCAATTGCGACCGCCGCGCAGCGCATGAAGGAACGTGCACGGGCTGCTTCTACACATCCAACAGCATCTGTAGGTCGATGGATTGTGCGAAGACTGCCGCTAGTCGGACTCGCGTCACTCATCCGCCCATCACCCCCACTGCTCTTCGGCGAGCGGAGCGTCGTTGAGTCGATCCCGTCGCGTGCGCCAGTCGGGCATCGCGTCATCCATCAACTTGGTGAACCGTTCGCCGTGGTTGCGTTCGAAGTAGTGCATCATCTCGTGGACGACGATGTACTCCAAGCAATCTGGATGCTTCTTGGCGAGTTCGACATTGAACGTCAGTCGCCGGGTTTCGCGGTTGCAGGTTCCCCACTTGGTGCGCATGCGACGGATGGTCCAGTCCGGCACCCGTGTGTCGAGCTTTGACTCCCAGGCCGAAATCAAACCGGGGATCGCCTCGCGCAACTGCGTCCGGTACCAGGTGTCGAGCGCGGTGCGGCGCTGCTCGACGCTACGGTTAGACGGCACATACAGGATCAGTCGATCCCCTTCTACCTCTATGTGAGCTCGACCGGGCCGTTCAACGACTTTGAGTCGGCGGCGCACGCCCCACACGTAATGGGATTCTCCGGTGACCATCTCGCGCTCCGACTGCCGGTCGGCCGAGCGGAGCTGCGCACGTTGACGCTTGATCCACGGGAGCCGTTGGATAACAGCGAGACGCACTTGGTTGTCATCGAGTCGCCGCGGCGCCGCCACACGCACCCGGCCCATCGGCGGGTAGACACCGATGTGCAGGTTTTTGATGTCTTTATAGACGACATCAACGTCGATGCCACGGACGCTTAGATAGGCGTTAGCGGTACTCATCGCGTGCCTTCACCAGATCGAACAGTTCATCGAGTCGGTCGAAATTGTCGGGCAACACCTTGCCGATCGCCCGTTTGACGACCTTCTCCTTCATCGTGTTGCCGACCCAGTCGTGCGGCTTGCTGGTCAGGATCGCGGTGTCGACCTGGATCGGCATCGCCGGGTCGGGCCAGCCGAAGTCGATCAACGCGCGGCGCGCGCCGTTGTCTGCCCAGGCCGGGTAGACGGTGTCTGATTCCTTGGCGCCGAGCTTTTTGGCGGCGTCGAGCAGCTTCGCCAGGTATTCCTGGTAATCGATGGCCTGCTGGCGGCGTTGTTCGATGATGGCGTCGAGCAGTTCGCTCATCGTGTCGTAATACTTCGGGTTCATCGCGTGCTCGTCGATGATCACCTTGCGCATGTTGTTCGTGATCGTCTCGGCGACTGCCTCGGGGTCCTTCTTGATCCCGGCCGGCAGCTGGTCAATAGCTCCCGCGCCGAGGTTGACGATCAAGTCGATCAGGCCCGTGTCCTCGAAGTTGGAAACGACTTCGGAGGCGCCGGCCTGGATGTAGGTGTCGAGCAGGAACCGCATGCCGGCTTCGTACTGCTTGAAGTCGACGTTCTCCCCGGCCCCGAGCTTCACCTCGGCGCGGACATCGACGTAGTGAGCGATCTCTTTCTTGATCGCATCGGTCTCGGCATCGGTGTAGCCGGCCGCGATCATGTCGTTGGCGAGGTTGGCGTAGGCACGGGTGACCGCGGCGATGGCTTTGTACAGGGCGACGCGTTTGGGTTCGTTGGCTTTGAGTTGCACCGCGTTGCCTTGCTCGGCGGCGCAGAAGTACTGCTGGTATTGCAGCGTGTTCTTCGGCGGTGCAACAGGTTCGACGAGGGCGCGGATGGTTTCCAGAGCTTCATCGAGGTCGTCGCGTCCCTTCTCCACGCGGTCGGTGAGCAGGCCGTCGATGTCGGTCTTGTCGTAGCCGTCGAGCGCCCCGGAGGTGTAGTCGGTGACCGCGGATTCCAGTGAGTTGAACAGGTCCTGGTAGTCGACGATGTAGCCGTAGTCCTTGTCGTCGCCGTCGAGGCGGTTGACCCGGCAGATCGCTTGGAACAGTCCGTGGTCGTGCATCTTCTTATCGATGTACAGGTAAGTGGCGCTGGGCGCGTCGAAGCCGGTCAGCAGCTTGTCCACGACGATCAACAGCCGCATCTGGCCGGGGTTCTCGACAAACTGGCGTTTGACGTCTCGCTCGAATTCTTCGACCCGGGTGATCGCCTTGTCGGCGGGTTCATCGAAGTAGTCGGCGAGCATCCTTCGGTAGGTCTCGTACTGGCGGACCTTCTCGGTCTTGCCCGCCCCGGCGTCCTCTTTGGCGATGTCGCTGACGTTGGGGGTGTAGCTGGTGACGATGGCGCACTTTCCCCCGAAGCCGGCGTCAACGAACAGGTCGTAGAACTTGCAGGCCTGGTAGATCGACGATCCGACGAGCATGGCGTTGCCGCGGCCGTCGGCCAGCCGGGGTTTGATGGCCATGTCTTTGAGGATGTCGGCGACGATCTTCTCCGCGCGGGACTTGCTGGTCAGCACCTTCTGCATGGTGCCCCAGCGCTTCTTGAGTTCCGCCTTCGATAGATCGGTCATGTTCTGGGTGTTCGCGTCGAACCACGCGTCCACCGCTTGGGGTGAGTCGAGGTGCTGGTCGATATTGCGGGCCTCGTACTGCAGGTCCACAACCACGCCGTCGGCAACGGCCTCATCGAACTTGTAGGTGTGGATGAACGAGCCGAAGGTCTCGATACTGGTGGCCTTGTCCGCCTTCAACAGTGGTGTGCCGGTGAAGCCGATGAACATCGCCTCGGGCAACAGTTCCTTCATGGCGGTGTGCATGGTGCCGGACTGCGTGCGGTGCGCTTCGTCGACGAAGACGAAGATGTTTCCCTTGGCGTGGAAGTCCTTAGGGATGGTCGCGTGGAGTTCCTCGATGAACTCGGTGGTCGCCTCGTCGTCCTCGGAGTCGGTATCAGCGGCGCGGAACTTGTGCACCAGTGAACAGATCAACCACTCCGTGCTGGTGTTGAGGGTGCTGATCAGGTCGGCTCCGCTGGTAGTGCGGTAGATCTGCTCGTTGACACCGTTGAACACCTTCTCGATCTGTTCATCGAGTTCGGTGCGGTCAGTGATGAGCAGTACCCGTGCGTCGGGCTGGTGTTCGCGGATCCATTTGGCCAGCCACACCATCGTCAGCGACTTGCCTGAGCCTTGGGTGTGCCAGATGATGCCGCCCTCGCGGCGGGCGATCCGATCCTGGGCTGCCTTCACACCGAAGTACTGGTTGTGCCGCGGCCCCTTCTTCACACCGGAGTCGAAGACGATGTAGTCGTGGATCAACTCCAGCAATCGTGGCTTGCTGCACATCTGCAGCAAGCCCCGGTCCAGCGGATCAGCGACGTCGGATGGTTCTTTCCACTCCAGCCAGTACTTCTCCGGAGTGTCTATGAGGCCGTAACGCAACCCTTCGACGTCGTTGCCGGCGAACACGTACTGCACCGTCGAGAAAAATGACCGGATGAAATCCGATCTCTGGTTACCAATGGTTTGTCGGATACCTTCGGAGACAGCGACTTTAGAGCGCTTGAGCTCCAGCGTAGCTACCGCGAGGCCGTTAACGTACAGCACCACATCGGGCCGCTTGGTGTGCTGACCCGCGACGGTGACCTCCTCGACAACGACGAAGTGGTTCGCTTCAGGCTTCTTCCAATCGATCAGCCAGACAGTCTCCGTTTGTTCACCGACACCCGGGCGGACCTTCACGCCGTAACGCAGCAGCCCATAAACATCCTTGTTCGCCTCATACAAGTCGTGACCGGCCCCAACCGAGGCGGCTTTTCCGACCTGATCGAGCGCGCGGTTGATCAGTTTGTCGTCGTAACCACGAGCACGCAGGTGTTGCACCAGCAGCTCTGTCTCGACGTTCGAGTTTCCTTCGCGATGACCCCAGTTTCCGAGGTAGTCATAACCGAGCTCGTCGCGAAACAGCGCCACCACGCGTTTCTGGGCTTTGCGCTCGACCTGACCGACATCACTCATGACGCGGCCTCTACGGGTAGCCGCGTGCGGCCTGTCAGGAGTTGTTGCATCATGCCAGTCTTAATGGCGCGGGCCTTCGAAAGGCGAGCATCAAGCACGGACATCTCGGCCTCGACATCAGAGAGAACACTGACGACCGCGCGCTGCTCCTCGATCGGCGGCAGGATCGGCGCTACTTGAAGCAGCTTGGTCTTCGCGATGTTGTATCGGGTTGCACCCTGGGCCAGCACTGAAACCAAGTCACGGCCTTGGCTCGAACGGAAGAAATGAGCAAGATACGTCGGGTCAATCTGATCGTCCCTTTTTAATCGATACCCGAAACAGAAGCTATTGAGGTACGTCCTTGGCGATGGGTTGTAATCGACGACAGCGGCCAGAGCGAGCTCCTCGGGCGTTTCAGAAGAGCCGTTAAAGAGGACGTCGCCCTTAAGAACGCGGTTCTGACGCTCAGCAGGACCGACATTCACGCGCTCAAGCCGCTTTCCACGTAGACGAGCTCCGGCCATCACCTCCATGAATGTCACAAAGACTGCAGAGCCGTTTCCAAAATCATCCTTACTTTTGCCCGTCAGACCACCGAAGGTGCCACCCGCATCACCAAGTCGCACCGGAGCCCAACGACTCCCGAACCCGGGCAGTCGGGAGCGTCCGGTCAGGAGCTGCTGCATCATGCCCTGTTTGATCGCCTGCTTCTTGGCGATGAGACGTTCGATCGTAGCAATGAGATCGTCGGAATCCTGCAGCGCAGCAGCGATACTTCGCTGTTCCTCTGATGCAGATGGAATCGGCAACAACTGATCAAGAATATCCGAGCGCGAGAGGCCCGGGATTAGACCCGCTGATGCTTCTTTGATACTCGCTGAGTTCTGTTGCAATGAATAGTACAGAAATCGTGCATCCCAATTTCGGGGACGGATTGCCATCAATTGCCGACTAATGCAGTACTGCTGATCAGCCCGCACCAAGGATCCAGCACCCGAACCTTTGACTGTCAACAGGATGTCACCTGCTTGGCACATCTTTGTCGGTCGGGTAGTGAATTTGGTTTGGTTAATGGTCCCGTGTGGAAAGTCGGCGGGCCCGGTCAGATACGCCACGCCTTCGCCACGGGTATTCACATCCCGCGCCATCACATGTTGCCCCGAGATCAGGCTTACGTCATCTGCAAGTTTCCGATCCTCCCACGCAACAATTTTATGGAGAGCATCCTCAGAGATCGTCATCGGCCGACCCCCATAGCAGCGAGGTGGTCCGCAACCTTCGCTTCGAGGCTGTCAAGCTCAGCATCGAGGTCGGAGACCGTCGCCGCGTAGCGTTCACCGAGCTGCTGGATGCGTGCGACTAGGTCGAGTGTGAGGGCTTCGACTTCACTGGCGACACGTCGCACGACGGTAGCGTGCCACTTGTTGTCGAGTACGAGCGTCTTGACGTCGTCCTCGGTGAGGTTTCCGTATTCGCTGAGCACTGTCTCATCGAGGGCGGTCTGGAGTTCTTTGACTGATTTCTTTGCTTCAGCCTCCGCGTCGTACAGCTTGATCAGGTGCTGCAGCGTCTTGATTTCGGCGGGTTCACCTCGAAGCTTCTTTGCTTCTCGCAGGCGGGCCGCGGCGAGGGCTTTGGTGATCTTGTCGTCGTCCATCGCTTCGGCGAGGAGGCCGTCATCGACGGCGTGCTCCTCGATGTATTCCTCTACCGCGCGTGTCGCTTCCTCCACAGCCGCTGTCAGGTTGTCGATCTCCGCGGCCCTGTCGTAGTAGTAGGTGGACACCATCAGCGATGGCGGGATGAGGTCCATCTTGTACTTGGAGGCGCCGCGTCCGGAACCGACCACGAGGTCCGGGGTTTCAGTGAGCTTGCGTTCCTTGTCATCGATGGCCTTGCGTGGCCTGGCGGCACCTTGCCAGCCGTCGGCCATGATGAGGTAGACGTCGTCGTGCATGGTGTCGTGCCAGTAGGTCATGAGCTGTTCGTAGATGTTGTACTCGTCGAGCAGCGGTACCGGTTTGAAGCGTGCGAGCAGGTCGTCGCTGATCGTGGCGATGAGCTCGTTCGGAATGGTGTCAGCGGTGACCCCGGCGAGGGTGTCGCGGTGCGCGGCGAACCAGTCCTCGACGATCCCGGTGGCTTCGGCGCGCAGCTTGTGGAAGCCGGGGGCATCGAAGATGGCCTGCTGTACGGCGCTAACGTCGATGGCGAGGTCGCTGTAGCCGGGGCGGTTCGCGGTGAAGATCTGGCTGCGGAGTTGCGGGAAGGCGTCCCAGTAGGGCTGGAGTGCGTCGAGGTCGCGGTCGGGGATGCCACCGTGCAGGTGGGCGGAGAGGTCTTGCAGGTCCTCGGGTTCGCTAGCGTCGATGTAGCGCGGGATGTTGAGGTTGTAGTCGTTGTTGGGGTCGGCGATCTCACTCATCGGCACCATGCGCGAGTAGCGCTCGATCTCGATCTGGTTGGTGAAGGTGTCGACGATTTTGTGGATGTCCTGGCTTCGCAGCCGGTTCTTGGGGCCGTCCTTCATGAAGCCTTTGGAAGCGTCGATCATGAACACGCCGGTACGTGCCTGGGCGTTTTCCTTGTCGAGGATGACCACGCAGGCTGGGATGCCGGTGCCGTAGAACAGGTTGGCCGGCAAACCGATGACGCCCTTGATGAAGCCTTGTTTGAGCAGGCGGGTGCGGATGGTGGTCTCGGCGTGGCCGCGGAACAGCACTCCGTGCGGCAGAATGATCGCCGCCTTCCCGGTGCTTCTGAGTGAGGTGAGGGCGTGCAGCAGGAAGGCGTAGTCGCCGTTCTTCTCCGGTGGGCGGCCGTATTCGAATCGGCCGTAGTCGTTTTCCAAGCCGTTATTCCAGGACTTCACCGAAAACGGCGGGTTCATGACGATGTAATCGAAGGTCCGGAGGTGGTCGCCCTTGGTGAAGTGGGGGCTGGTGATGGTGTCGCCTTTGGCGATGTCAGCGATCTCGTTGCCGTGCAGGATCATGTTCATCTTGCACAGCGCCCAGGTGGCGTTGTCCTTTTCCTGGCCGTAGATCGTCATACCGCGCGGGGCCTCGGCGGCCGCCTTGAGCAGCAGCGAACCGGAACCACACGCGGGGTCGTAGACGGTCTGGTCCTGGCGGGTTTTCGGCCCGATGCCGACGACTTTGGCGAGGATGCGGGAGACCTCGGCCGGGGTGTAGAACTGGCCCTTGCTCTTGCCGGATTCGGTGGCGAAGTGGCGCATCAGGTATTCGTAGGCGTCGCCGAGCAGGTCGTCGCCCTCGGCGCGTGAGCCGCGAAAATCTAGGTCATTGAAGATGGTGACGAGTTTGGAGAGGCGGTCCTGCATCTCCTTGCCCTTGCCGAGTTTCTCCTCGTCGTTGAAGTCGGCCTGGTCGATGACGTTGCGTAGGTCGTTGGCTTCGGCCAGTTTGGCGATGATCTTGTTGAAGCGGTCTCCGATTTCCTTGTCGCCTTTGGCGGCGAGCATGGCGTCGAACGAGCCGCCTTTGGGCACTTCGATGAGGCTGTTCGGGTCGGTCTTCGCTTTGTCGGAAACGTACTTCACGAACAGCAGCGTCAGGATGTAGTCCTTGTACTGGCTGGCGTCCATGCCGCCGCGAAGCTGATCGCAACTTGCCCACAGCGATGAGTAGAGGTCCGACTTCTTCAACGCCACCTGATGTACTCCTTTACCTGCCCACTCGACCGGCCCTCGGGATCTGATGCGTACCCGCCCGGCCCGACAAGTCTGTCAGCACCCAGACCGTTTCTGGCGCCAGTCGGGCCACGCGCGTCCCGCATACCGCTAGACATGGCGTCACGAGCCGTCGCCGGTTCGCAGCGGTACGACTTTGCGCAGGTCTGCACCGCTTGACCGGAGTTGCTGGTTCTCCAGTGCCAAGACTTGGATAATGCGCTCCAGCTGGTGGATCGTCGCGGTGAGGGCGGTGACGTCGGCGGTGAGCTCTTTCACGCGACCCTGCGCGTCGACCTTCTCTTGACGCAGCGCCACCAGGATCGGCGGCCCAGCGTTGGTGCTGGCGATCCGGGCCCGGAACTCGTCCTGGAGGTCGGTGTGCCGGTGGGTGAGGAGCCAGCGCTTGACACGGGCCTCCTCGGCAAGTGATTTCACAGTCAGCTTGCCATCGGAGTGCAGTGGATGGCCAGCGATGAGTCGGTCCATCGCGTCGCGGATCGCTCGGCGTACATGCTCGTCATCCTGGCCGGTCATCTCTGCTTTCCATCGCTCAGATGCTCGTCGACGATGCGTTGGAGGACGGTGATGCGTTGTTCGAGTCGGCTGCGCAGTGGTATCGGCGTTGCGGGAGAGTTGATCTCGTCTTGGTGCTGAGCGATGGCTTGGCGGATCTGGTTGACGTTCTGGTCGGTGCGGGCGATGTTGCCGCATCCGGGTTGGCAGTGCGAGATGTCTGGGGATCGCAGTTCGTTCACCGTGGTCTGCCTGTCTGGGTGGCATAGCGCTTTGGACTGGTCGTAGCAGCAGGTGACGAACTGTTGCGGGTTTTCATAGATGCGTAGTTGCGGGTTGGCGCGTAGGGCTGCGGCCTGCTTGTTGCTCATGTAGCGGCCGCGGAATTGCTGGTCGAAGAGGTGGATGGCCTGGGTGTATCTGTCGGCGGCCGGGCCGCTGACTTGCTCACCGTTTTCGAGGCGTTGAAGGGCGTCTTCGAGGTAGTCGGCACGGGCTAGGGCTTCTTCCATCGGGAAGACATCTCTGAGTCCGCTGGCGACCCGTGAACCGTAGCCGTCGGTGGTGTAGCCGCGCAGGTGGCCGTACTGCACGCCGAGTGCCACTCGGCCGCCCGGTTTGCGGTAGATGAACCAGGCCAGCGTTCGCCTGAGCCGCTTCGCGGTCACTGCGCCCTCGGGATCGGGAGCGATCACCTCGTGAGGGCGTTCGAGCCGCACAGCAGCGCGATTGCTCCAGTCAATCAAGTCCTGGATCCGGTCGCGGACCATGCGGGCGTGCACAGCCTTGCCGTCGTTGACCCTGCAGGGCCATAGGGAGAACGCCTCGATCGGAAACAGAAGTCGGGAGGCAGGGTTCATAGCTTCCATCACGGCGACGGCTTTCGCCACGGGTGCGATGGCTAGCCACGGTTGTTCGCGCTCGACGCCGGCAGGGATTGCGTTGCCGGACTGATCAAGTGCGCCTTTGAAGGTTCTGCCGTGGATGCGGTAGTGGAGCTGTCCGCTTGTGGGGTCAGTGCGGGTCTGGCAGCAGCCACGCTCCAATGCGCGGCATTCCTCGCCTCGCATCCCGGTCAGATAGGCGACGACGACGAACGCGGCGGTCGCCAGATGACGGCAGAGTTCCTCGACCTGGTAGAAGTTGACCGCCGGAATCCAGTCCTTCCCGTCGATGGAACCTGTGATCGGCATGGGTAGGTGAGCTTCGTCGCTGGCAGTTAGGCCGGCTGTCGGCCAGTGCGGATTCATCACCAGTGTTTCTTCCGGAGATAGGCCGAGCTGCCAGCCGATGAATCCTTTTGCCAGACAACGCGTGCTCGGCCGATTGCTGCTGACCCATCCCGGCACCGTCTGGGTGTCTTGCCGTCGCTGTTTGACGTATGCGCGGAATCGTTGATGTGGTGTCAGGGCTTGGAAGCTCGGCGGTACATCGCGCGGTGTCGCCTTAAGTGTTTTCGCGGCAAGGATGTCGTCGCTGAAGTCGGTGACGAACCGCAGGGCCCACACTAATAGTCCGGCCATCGTTTGCGGATGGATGGGGGCGGTCTTGTTTTCACTCGACCAGTTCGCCGGGCCGAGTACCGAGGTGCGACCGATTTGGCTGTTTTCCCATGGTGGGCGAGCGAGGCGGTCGGCTTCGGGAAGATACGGTGCGTAGAGCCAGGCGCGGGTCACGGCGAAGAGAGTGTTGCCCACGTTCTCGCGTGAGCCGCGGTGCCGTTTGATGTGCTCGGCATATTCGTTGTAGGTGGCGTCGGTGACCGCGCTGAACTTGTGAATACCCTTCTCGGCCAGCCAGATCATCCACTGGCGTAGGAATCGCGCGAAGGCGTGTACGGTCGCCGGGGCGAGTTGGCTGCGCGCCGCCGAGGAGCGCTGCAGATCCTCGACCGGCGTCGGCTTGTTGATGCTCGCCCAGATCAATCGCTTGGCCGTGGCGACATAGCGTGGCGGGAAAGTGTCGAAGACGATGCTCAGCGTGCCTGCCACGGTCTGTTTGTGCACCAACGGTGTGAGATCCCAGCGATTGTCGCCAACGGTGGAGAGGTTTTCTCGCCGTGCCTCGGGCACCCGTTGTATCTCGGCGATGACCGGTTCGGCGTCATCGAGTTCGAGGTGTCCAGTCTGTTGTGGCCACTGGCTGGCTGCTGCGGTGTTCATGCGTCGAGGTTCCTTCCGATCAGCGCGGTGACGACTTCGCGGTCGGTATCGGTGACGTGGCGGCGTGCATCGACGATCTCGGTCTTGGTGGCGTTTTGTTCGAGAATTGCCTGCAGTCGGGCGTAGTGGTCCCGGTAGTCCGTCTGCCACCGCGCTGGGGCAACAAGCGTGGCGACATTGTCGAGAGCATCCAGCAGCATGATGAGCCTCGGCAGATGAGCAGGGGTGATGATCGCGTTCGTGCAGGTAAAACAGGCGAAGAATGAGGCTGGGCAAGGCTCGCCTGGATGGACGGTGAACGGGCTGTTCAAGAAGTCGGTGCATGCGGTGGTGGCGGTGTCCAGGTTTCCGGCGAGCAGCAGCTTCAGCGTCGGCACCGGGATACCGAGCTGTATCGCGGCGGTTTCCGGGTCTCTGCGGGCGGCGGTCACTTCGGCGGTGCTCAGCGAGCGGATCGTGACAGTGGCTTTGGCGTGGGCGACGGCATCGGCCTGCCCGTCGATGATGGTGTGGGTAGCCCCTTCAGCGGTAGTCGGATCCGGACTGCGGTAGATGTTCTCGCTGACGGATTCGCTGTTCTGCCGGGCATGTTGGTTCAACACCTGCTCGGACAACCGCAGCCGCCGAAGGCTTACCCGCAACGGTGTCCCGTCGTCTGCCAAAAGGCCAGCGTCCGCCATGTAGTGATCACCGATGCCCGCGGTCAACCATTCCTGCCGAAACGGGCCACTGTTGATGAGGTTTCTGTGCCGGTGGGCGATGAGCAGTTTCTCGGACGGGGTTCCGAGTGCGGCGAGCGTCGTGCGGCAATGCGCGGTGAGGCGGACGGCGCTTTCCCATAGCATTCCGGCTTCACCGGCGAGGATTTCGGCGCTGTAGCGTTTGGTCCCTCTTCTCGGCTTGTCGGTGTTGACGGTGTATACGGAGTCTTCACCGGCACCGTCGGATGCCCTAAACGAGGTCACGGTGAGGTTGTCCATGACGGAAAGGTTGAACCCTCGCTCACACACGAGAAGCACCATCAAGCAATAGATTTCCCGTATCGACGGGAACAACGCTTGCGCCGGATTCGACACTCCGGCCAGATCGAAGCAGCCCTTCAAGACCACCCGTTGCGCGAGGTACTGTGAGGGAGGCATCCCGTTTCGCGAGAGATACTCCAGCAGGGATCCTGTGCTCCACCGCTCCTCACCCACCTTGAAACTGATGCCGTCACCGACATCGCCAACCTCGCGGTACTGGTGCAGTTTCTCGG includes:
- a CDS encoding SIR2 family protein → MPGSPETAGPAQVETEEHGAQEDQGSVVGYLRGLFLVGGVVKQLITTSDAHVARDHLSSLLQVKNLVVLLGSGASFHLGSPQTRNLTNQAVLELITTSGGEPSDVDSELLSVINPTDNGDLEQLLNGLQLAGSLAKQAGQASVSIGAGQAAKAYPKEHVESLRRSINRALAEACRLPSDKAVLEPPFDVDPFRAHRIFLSRMVRSRRSNLPRPSIFTTNYDLVIERALDELGYPYIDGFSGTVDRRLNLAYYGLDFHRVETTTQAVVARAEGALYLHKVHGSLNWRASVERDPLTGIESLEVKQSAAGNASDDLVLIYPTAAKEADSLAYPYSDLLRLLGDAVQQNDTAVLAVGYGFADPHINRLLLRSLASNPALNVFVADPKAVLSDEDLVAVTDNSDNLGRALTETGVNPKSTAIAALATAADSRIAVLTGDLGKFSELAELMPNMSTHGGVSPPAAITSLIEALERSADGAAPPLPGVDPL
- a CDS encoding M48 family metallopeptidase, with protein sequence MSTANAYLSVRGIDVDVVYKDIKNLHIGVYPPMGRVRVAAPRRLDDNQVRLAVIQRLPWIKRQRAQLRSADRQSEREMVTGESHYVWGVRRRLKVVERPGRAHIEVEGDRLILYVPSNRSVEQRRTALDTWYRTQLREAIPGLISAWESKLDTRVPDWTIRRMRTKWGTCNRETRRLTFNVELAKKHPDCLEYIVVHEMMHYFERNHGERFTKLMDDAMPDWRTRRDRLNDAPLAEEQWG
- a CDS encoding type I restriction endonuclease subunit R; amino-acid sequence: MSDVGQVERKAQKRVVALFRDELGYDYLGNWGHREGNSNVETELLVQHLRARGYDDKLINRALDQVGKAASVGAGHDLYEANKDVYGLLRYGVKVRPGVGEQTETVWLIDWKKPEANHFVVVEEVTVAGQHTKRPDVVLYVNGLAVATLELKRSKVAVSEGIRQTIGNQRSDFIRSFFSTVQYVFAGNDVEGLRYGLIDTPEKYWLEWKEPSDVADPLDRGLLQMCSKPRLLELIHDYIVFDSGVKKGPRHNQYFGVKAAQDRIARREGGIIWHTQGSGKSLTMVWLAKWIREHQPDARVLLITDRTELDEQIEKVFNGVNEQIYRTTSGADLISTLNTSTEWLICSLVHKFRAADTDSEDDEATTEFIEELHATIPKDFHAKGNIFVFVDEAHRTQSGTMHTAMKELLPEAMFIGFTGTPLLKADKATSIETFGSFIHTYKFDEAVADGVVVDLQYEARNIDQHLDSPQAVDAWFDANTQNMTDLSKAELKKRWGTMQKVLTSKSRAEKIVADILKDMAIKPRLADGRGNAMLVGSSIYQACKFYDLFVDAGFGGKCAIVTSYTPNVSDIAKEDAGAGKTEKVRQYETYRRMLADYFDEPADKAITRVEEFERDVKRQFVENPGQMRLLIVVDKLLTGFDAPSATYLYIDKKMHDHGLFQAICRVNRLDGDDKDYGYIVDYQDLFNSLESAVTDYTSGALDGYDKTDIDGLLTDRVEKGRDDLDEALETIRALVEPVAPPKNTLQYQQYFCAAEQGNAVQLKANEPKRVALYKAIAAVTRAYANLANDMIAAGYTDAETDAIKKEIAHYVDVRAEVKLGAGENVDFKQYEAGMRFLLDTYIQAGASEVVSNFEDTGLIDLIVNLGAGAIDQLPAGIKKDPEAVAETITNNMRKVIIDEHAMNPKYYDTMSELLDAIIEQRRQQAIDYQEYLAKLLDAAKKLGAKESDTVYPAWADNGARRALIDFGWPDPAMPIQVDTAILTSKPHDWVGNTMKEKVVKRAIGKVLPDNFDRLDELFDLVKARDEYR
- a CDS encoding restriction endonuclease subunit S, with protein sequence MTISEDALHKIVAWEDRKLADDVSLISGQHVMARDVNTRGEGVAYLTGPADFPHGTINQTKFTTRPTKMCQAGDILLTVKGSGAGSLVRADQQYCISRQLMAIRPRNWDARFLYYSLQQNSASIKEASAGLIPGLSRSDILDQLLPIPSASEEQRSIAAALQDSDDLIATIERLIAKKQAIKQGMMQQLLTGRSRLPGFGSRWAPVRLGDAGGTFGGLTGKSKDDFGNGSAVFVTFMEVMAGARLRGKRLERVNVGPAERQNRVLKGDVLFNGSSETPEELALAAVVDYNPSPRTYLNSFCFGYRLKRDDQIDPTYLAHFFRSSQGRDLVSVLAQGATRYNIAKTKLLQVAPILPPIEEQRAVVSVLSDVEAEMSVLDARLSKARAIKTGMMQQLLTGRTRLPVEAAS